A genomic window from Silene latifolia isolate original U9 population chromosome 11, ASM4854445v1, whole genome shotgun sequence includes:
- the LOC141614580 gene encoding uncharacterized protein LOC141614580: MGRSGGLAFMWKKELDCTMKSASVHHIDIVVREGEREWRVTGFYGWPAVGDRHLSWELLRLLNGQSDLPWVCIGDFNEILFSTEMKGGSRAQWQMNNFQAAVDDCGLRDIGWEGYQFTWDNGQAGEANRQCMLDRAMCTTSWLDIFPYAKIVHLEREWSDHAPIKLVFDKRVTGVEAKRGFKFEQAWLGEEG; the protein is encoded by the coding sequence ATGGGGAGATCGGGTGGTCTTGCTTTTATGTGGAAGAAGGAGCTCGACTGTACTATGAAGTCGGCATCGGTACATCATATCGATATTGTGGTTCGTGAGGGGGAAAGGGAGTGGAGGGTCACGGGGTTCTATGGGTGGCCTGCGGTGGGAGATAGACATCTATCGTGGGAGTTACTTCGCCTTCTCAATGGGCAATCGGACCTACCATGGGTGTGTATTGGAGACTTTAATGAGATTCTTTTTTCTACCGAGATGAAGGGCGGCAGTAGAGCACAATGGCAAATGAACAACTTTCAAGCTGCTGTTGATGACTGTGGATTGCGGGACATCGGCTGGGAGGGCTATCAGTTTACTTGGGACAATGGTCAGGCGGGAGAAGCTAACCGGCAATGTATGTTAGATAGGGCAATGTGCACAACTTCTTGGCTGGATATCTTCCCTTATGCAAAGATTGTGCACCTGGAACGGGAGTGGTCTGATCATGCTCCAATTAAACTTGTTTTCGATAAAAGAGTGACGGGGGTCGAAGCTAAGAGAGGTTTTAAATTCGAACAGGCTTGGTTGGGGGAGGAGgggtga